The Funiculus sociatus GB2-C1 genome window below encodes:
- a CDS encoding BrnT family toxin, with product MDIIYRLQGVEFEWDENKAQSNIEKHDVTFEEAAEVFFDPFYQVGDATANEEQRDFILGYSLSQRLLFVVYIERGRRTRLISARPATRTERKLYEDA from the coding sequence ATGGATATTATTTATCGATTGCAAGGCGTTGAATTTGAGTGGGATGAAAACAAGGCGCAAAGCAATATTGAAAAACATGATGTTACATTTGAAGAAGCCGCAGAGGTTTTCTTTGACCCTTTCTACCAAGTCGGTGACGCTACTGCTAATGAAGAACAGCGCGATTTCATCCTTGGATATTCTCTTTCTCAACGCCTCTTGTTCGTAGTTTATATAGAACGTGGTAGGCGAACGCGCCTAATTTCCGCCCGTCCCGCTACTCGCACTGAAAGGAAGTTATATGAAGATGCCTGA